Sequence from the Panicum virgatum strain AP13 chromosome 5N, P.virgatum_v5, whole genome shotgun sequence genome:
CAATATGGTATTCCTAACTCAACCTCCAGAATCAGATCTCCTAGGAAGTCTGTTCGTCTTTTTATTCGTCAAATTTGCGATCTTCCGCGATGATGATTTCTTTTAGAAAAGAAATTCGACTTGCACATGTAGATAGGAGTTTTTCGTGCGTTTGACATGAAATAATTTCGTAGTATGTTAGTGCCTGAGCGTTCTGGTACTTGCTGTACTCCCTGAACTGAATATTATTGATGCGCATTTAGACTGTTCAACCTTTGTTCTGTTGAGCAATCATGGATTTAAGTATGCTTTGATAGGAATTTGAACCCCTACAGACTACAATGCCACAATCAGAATAATCCTGTATAAATGTTTTTGGTATTTTTGTGGCTCTAACTAAGAtgtgtttctttttttccctctctATTCACATTCCTGTTCTATTCTTTCTCTTTGATATATGTCCCGTTTCTTATTTCCAGGTGATCATGAACTTTGTCTACCTTGCCATCGGATCAGGGGTTGCTTCAACACTTCGTAAGTTGAATTCCTATCAAAATTAATATACCATATCACTTTGTGGACAGAAATTTTATTTATTGCTAACTAATAGAAAAGGAATACTTGTACAATTATATTGAAGTACTGCTAGAAAGAAACATCCTTCCATTTAGTAATGTAATATTTGTACTAGAGGTATCTTGTTGGACAATAACTGGAGAAAGGCAAGCAGCACGAATCAGAGCCTTGTACCTTAAGGCGATTCTGAGACAGGATATCACATTTTTTGACATGGAGATGAGCACTGGCCAAGTCGTCGAGAGGATGGCAGGAGACACATTCCTCATTCAAGATGCCATTGGAGAAAAGGTACGCTGTTTTGAGATGATAAGAAGTGAAAGGCTAACAGAAAGACCATTACTAAGCTGTTAGAGGATATGGATATCTATGATCATTACACTGGAGCTGTGGAAAAGCCTATATCTTTAAGTCCATTGTTTGATGGTATAGATCTCTATGAATACTGTGGCAAAGCTTTTGTATTTTTCACATAAAAGCTGCTTATACAACAATTCTTCATAAACTTGTGCACCTACCTTTCACCAGTACAGAAACTGAAAACTTCTTCCTAGAAATGATCAACTAGTGAGAAAATAGAAACATATTGTTCTTATTTTGTATTTAGAAAGAAAGTTTACTTTATTTTTGTACATGGCGTGCAGGGTTTGGGTTAACTGCTCAAGTTATTTTTCAGATAACATCATAAGATTTGatacaaaataataaaatgagttttGATTTGATTCAACTCTTCTCTAAAACGCAGTGTACCTAATAATTATGTGGTGATACACATTGCTAGAAAAAAATTGACAATCTGCCCATGCCTCCAAATTGAGAAATGCTAACTTCAATCATTGTTTAATAGTGAAAATTCACTTTATTGTGATATTTTCAAAAAGTAATTTGATAGAGTtgtctcagcatagccggtcccaagcccgggtaaaggaggagggttgcgttaggttttggcaaaccagcataaaaaatagccactctaatggatttgaaacccacaagaaactctATAGAGTTGTCAAAGCCAAAGTGGAGACCGGTTTCAGACAGGCAATATTGATGGCATGAACTTGCTATGCAACGTTTCGAAGTGTTGTAATTAGTATTCttacagaaaaaaaatgtaCTTGTTTTGTGTGTGAGCATCTGATAAAATATAGGCAGTGCTTCATTTTTAATTCTTTGTAGTGTTTCTGCGCATGTTCTATTTAGGTTGGAAAGTCCATACAACTCCTTTCTACTTTCATTGGTGGCTTCATTATTGCATTTGTGAGAGGGTGGCTCTTAGCCCTTGTTATGCTCTCAAGCATTCCTCCAATTGCAATTGCTGGTGCGATTGTATCAAAGCTTATGACAAGACTCTCCACCCGCATGCAAGCAAAATATGGTGATGCTGGCAATGTTGTTGAACAAACACTTGGAGCCATTAGAACGGTTAGTGCTACTAGGCAATTGTTTATGATTAGTCATCCTCGGGTCTGTCGCTACTAAAGTCCTGATGTTCTTTCTACCTGGTTTATCTTCTTATGCTTTGAAGGTTGTTTCATTCAATAGTGAGAAGCAGGCTATAACGACATATAACAAGTTCATAAGAAAAGCATATGAATCTGCTCTACAAGAAGGTGCTGTAAATGGACTTGGATTGGGTTCTGTAATGGCAGTCTTATTTTGCAGTTATGGTTTAGCAGTTTGGTATGGATCTAGATTGATAGTTGAGCGAGGATACAATGGTGGCATGATTATTTCGGTCATAATGGCTGTCATGATCGGAGCAATGTAAGTTTCAAAAGTTAATTATGATCCACTGAAGGGTTCATAAATGAGCAATGACAATGATGATAAATGAGCCATGTTTCTGCATGGATGTGCCTAACACCTTCACTGTGTTAAAATGCAAAGTACAGTGTTTGCACCTAGGAAAACTTTATAACTTGTAATATCAAAAAGACTTGCCAACAGATTTAGAATAAGTTATTTTCATCTCTGTTTTTTGGACCATGGGCTTTCTAAtttcagtttcataattctctTCTGCAGGTCCTTAGGTCAGGCAACTCCATCCGTGACCGCTTTTGCAGAAGGTCAAGGGGCAGCATATAGAATGTTCAAGATAATTGATCGGAAACCAGATATTGATATATATGATACCACAGGTATTATATTGGAGGACATAAAGGGTGATGTTGAACTGAAGGATGTGTACTTCAGCTATCCTACCAGATCTGAACATTTGGTATTTGATGGATTCTCATTGCGCATACCAAGTGGTACAACTATGGCCCTAGTTGGGGAAAGCGGCAGTGGGAAGTCAACAGTGATCAGTTTGGTGGAGAGGTTCTATGATCCGCAGGCTGGAGAAGTTTTGATTGATGGTGTTGACATCAGAAGAATGAAGCTTGGATGGATACGAGGAAAAATTAGTCTTGTCAGCCAAGAACCAGTGTTGTTCTCAACTACAATCAAGGAAAACATTGCTTATGGGATGGAAAATCTAACATTTGATGAGATCAATAGAGCAACCGAGCTTGCAAATGCTGCTAAATTCATTGATAAGCTGCCAAATGTACGCATAAACTAACACACTCATATTTAACTTAGTTGCTAACTTTCTTCCATACAATGATTAAGCAGTAATTTTGTGAAACATTACAGGGTCTTGACACAATGGTTGGGGAACGTGGAACTCAACTGTCTGGAGGGCAGAAACAAAGAATAGCAATTGCTAGAGCAATCATAAAGAACCCTAGGATCTTACTACTTGATGAAGCAACCAGCGCATTGGATATGGAATCTGAGAGGGTAGTTCAAGAAGCATTGAATAGGATAATGTTAGAAAGGACTACAATTATCGTTGCTCATCGCCTAAGCACAGTGAGGAATGCTGATGTGATATCCGTCCTACAACATGGGAAGATGGTGGAACAAGGTATACCATGTGAAAGCGGGTGACTAAATAAAAGCCTAGAAATGGATATATTTTCCTATAACCTCTAGAAGATATATCATTCATAAGCTGTGCCCATGTGCTGTGCTGTAAGATTTTAGGTCCCACAGTTCAATATTTATGCCACATAAAACTATAAATATGCACAAGTCACGTCATATTTTTGTAGCCTTGTACTCTTGTGAGCATAATTCATCTAGATAAATTGAAGTTTCCTATAAGGTGCCAAATGGAAAATGTTCTGAGCACTAATGGACAAATACCTGACATTCTTTTTTGCTCAGCATATCTGCAAGCCAAGGTATATAACATGGCAGTTGCTTGTGTGAATTCTGAACAGGTTCGCATGTAGAATTGATGAAGGTACCTGGAGGTGCTTACTCTCAGCTAGTACATCTGCAAGAGACTCGGCAAGCGGAAGAATCTTCTAATGTCGACCCTGATATGATACTAACAAATGGTTCTGGCTCCAGATCTATTAATAACAAAGCAAGAAGCCAAAGTATCTCCAGGAGATCAGTTAGTAAAGGATCTTCCTCTTTTGGGCATAGTGGTAGGCACTCTTTCCCTGCTCCACTTGGCCTTCCTGATCCAATGGAATTCAGTGAAGCTCCTGATGTAGAGGAGACTAGAGACAAAATGACCAGTACTCCAAAGAAAGCTCCAGTTGGTAGACTCTTCTATCTGAACAAACCAGAAGCTTTTGTGCTTGCACTTGGTTCCATAACTGCTGCGATGCATGGAGTCATTTTTCCAATATATGGAACATTGATTTCAACAGCGATAAAAGTGTTTTATGAGCCACCAGCAGAACTACTGAAGGATTCCAGGTTCTGGGCAAGCATGTTTGTTGTGCTAGGTGCTTGTGCCTTTATTCTGATTCCGATAGAATACTTCCTGTTTGGATTAGCTGGTGGGAAGCTTGTGGAGCGCGTACGGTCACTGACATTTCAGAGTGTGATGCGTCAAGAGATCAACTGGTTTGATAAACCAGAACATTCGAGGTATGTGTTCAATCTTTCAAAACAAAATGCTTTCCTGTTATTCTAAGAACGTTCCTCCGGAttatctttttcaaaatttacaAGTATGAAATCATAGTTGTTTCTCTAAGTAGAACTTTGGTTTATATCCTTAATCCTGCAATGCATAAATCTTCCTGTTTTAAAATTCTTAAGACTACAAAATTCATAAATTGTGATGACCTGACGGTAAAAGGTAATATTATTGTCTTACCACTACTGTGGTGCCAATTACTCTTGTATGTGCTTTTGGCGAACAGATTGTATGCCAGTTAGCACTAATACCCATCAACTTCTCATATTGCAAGTTTCATTTTTGCTTCAGTGGATCAATTGGTGCAAGACTATCAACTGATGCTCTGAATGTTAAGCGACTTGTTGGGGACAATTTAGCAATGAATGTCCAGACTCTTTCAACTGTCATATCAGGCTTCACAATAGCAATGGTGGCAAACTGGAAGTTGGCACTGATTATCACTGTGGTGGTTCCTTTAGTTGGTTTCCAAGGCTATGCTCAAATGAAGTTCCTGAAAGGTCTCAATAAAAATGCAAAGGTACATACAATGCATTAATCGCAAGTGTTGTTCTTACAAGCATTTATGGTATGGCAAATATTTTATGTCTAATTTTCGGTGGGATGCAGTTGAAGTATGAAGAAGCAAGTCAAGTAGCAAGTGATGCAGTTGGTGGCATCAGAACTGTGGCGGCATTTTCTGCTGAGAAGAAGGTGATGGAGGCCTATGAGAAGAAATGTGAATATCCAATAAAGCAAGGAATAAGGGAAGGTGTCGTTGGTGGCTTGGGGTTTGGATTCTCATTCCTCGCCTTCTACTTTACATATGCTCTGTGCTTCTATGTTGGTGCCAAGTTTGTTCAGCAAGGAACGGCTACATTTCCTGAAGTGTTTAGGGTGAGATCAATTTTTTATCTGTGCTGCACAGATTTGTCGTTCCACATGTTGAGGTTAACTGATCAAGAAGCTTTCAGGTCTTTTTCGTATTAGTTTTAGCAACAAGTGGAATCTCACGAACAAGTGCAGTTGGTGCCGACAGCACCAAGGCTAATGATGCGGCTGCATCAGTCTTCGAAATTCTTGATCGTAAATCCAAGATCGATTACAGCAGTGAGGAAGGTGTGATTATCACAAATTTGAGGGGTGACATTGATTTCCAGAATGTGTGCTTCAAGTATCCGTCACGaccaaatgttcaaatcttCAAGGATCTATCATTGAGCATTCCTTCTGGAAAGGTCAAATTCAATCAGAAAAAAAGCAGTAATTTACACATTTCTTACTGAATTAAATTTTAGTGACATTATCCTTGCAGACTGTTGCACTAGTTGGGGAGAGTGGGAGTGGGAAGTCCACAGTGATTGCACTACTCGAAAGGTTCTATGACGCGGACTCCGGTAAGATCCTCTTCGACGATGTGGAACTTCATGCCCTAAAAGTTAGCTGGCTTAGGCAGCAAGTCGGGCTAGTTGCCCAAGAGCCAGTGCTGTTCAATGACACCATCCGTGCCAACATAGCTTATGGGAAGCAAGGGGAAGCATCTGAAGAGGAGAtcgttgctgctgctgaagcAGCCAATGCACATCAGTTCATCTCCGCATTGCCAGACGGGTACAACACCATTGTCGGGGAAAGAGGCATCCAATTGTCAGGTGGGCAGAAGCAGCGTGTTGCCATTGCGAGGGCCATCATAAAGGACCCCAAGGTGCTGCTGCTGGATGAGGCAACAAGCGCGCTAGACGCGGAGTCAGAGCGAGTGGTGCAGGAGGCTCTGGACCAGGTTATGGTCGGTAGAACGACCGTGGTGGTGGCACATCGTTTATCAACGATCAGAGGTGCAGACATCATAGCTGTACTGAAGAACGGGGCTGTAGCGGAGAAAGGCAAGCACGAAGAGTTGATGCGGATAAAGGGTGGAACCTACGCTTCGCTTGTTGAGCTAAGCTCTAGTTCTGCATGACCTGATGAAGGATTGGGCATTATTCAAAACTTAGATCATCGTCCTCACATGGATTGGATAGGGATAATATGTAGAAGGTTGCTACTCAGTTCTACTTGAAGTAATTCTTGTTCTGTTGAGAAGCAACAGGTTTCAGCATGTACCACGTACTCGTTTCTGTGTACACATTTTCATGCAATGTATGTGAATTGACTAGTTAGGAAAAGTTTGGATAGGGATAAATGTTTTGCAAGTGTCGAAAAGCAAACGGCCTTTTGGTCGTTATACTCACTGAATTAAAAGATTTGAAATGTTCATCGAAGGAATCGCTCATCCAGGACGAAATAAGTAAGCACACAACGGAGCCCATACGTACTCATTGTCGCAAAACTTGACGCAATAGACAATAGCTAAAAAACAATTTCATTTCACTACTATATATATCCAATACTTACGCTAATTCTGCCTGTAGCAACGCGCGGGCATAATTGACTATAATTTCCTAATTCCTAA
This genomic interval carries:
- the LOC120674130 gene encoding ABC transporter B family member 4-like isoform X1; the encoded protein is MVIMNFVYLAIGSGVASTLQVSCWTITGERQAARIRALYLKAILRQDITFFDMEMSTGQVVERMAGDTFLIQDAIGEKVGKSIQLLSTFIGGFIIAFVRGWLLALVMLSSIPPIAIAGAIVSKLMTRLSTRMQAKYGDAGNVVEQTLGAIRTVVSFNSEKQAITTYNKFIRKAYESALQEGAVNGLGLGSVMAVLFCSYGLAVWYGSRLIVERGYNGGMIISVIMAVMIGAMSLGQATPSVTAFAEGQGAAYRMFKIIDRKPDIDIYDTTGIILEDIKGDVELKDVYFSYPTRSEHLVFDGFSLRIPSGTTMALVGESGSGKSTVISLVERFYDPQAGEVLIDGVDIRRMKLGWIRGKISLVSQEPVLFSTTIKENIAYGMENLTFDEINRATELANAAKFIDKLPNGLDTMVGERGTQLSGGQKQRIAIARAIIKNPRILLLDEATSALDMESERVVQEALNRIMLERTTIIVAHRLSTVRNADVISVLQHGKMVEQGSHVELMKVPGGAYSQLVHLQETRQAEESSNVDPDMILTNGSGSRSINNKARSQSISRRSVSKGSSSFGHSGRHSFPAPLGLPDPMEFSEAPDVEETRDKMTSTPKKAPVGRLFYLNKPEAFVLALGSITAAMHGVIFPIYGTLISTAIKVFYEPPAELLKDSRFWASMFVVLGACAFILIPIEYFLFGLAGGKLVERVRSLTFQSVMRQEINWFDKPEHSSGSIGARLSTDALNVKRLVGDNLAMNVQTLSTVISGFTIAMVANWKLALIITVVVPLVGFQGYAQMKFLKGLNKNAKLKYEEASQVASDAVGGIRTVAAFSAEKKVMEAYEKKCEYPIKQGIREGVVGGLGFGFSFLAFYFTYALCFYVGAKFVQQGTATFPEVFRVFFVLVLATSGISRTSAVGADSTKANDAAASVFEILDRKSKIDYSSEEGVIITNLRGDIDFQNVCFKYPSRPNVQIFKDLSLSIPSGKTVALVGESGSGKSTVIALLERFYDADSGKILFDDVELHALKVSWLRQQVGLVAQEPVLFNDTIRANIAYGKQGEASEEEIVAAAEAANAHQFISALPDGYNTIVGERGIQLSGGQKQRVAIARAIIKDPKVLLLDEATSALDAESERVVQEALDQVMVGRTTVVVAHRLSTIRGADIIAVLKNGAVAEKGKHEELMRIKGGTYASLVELSSSSA
- the LOC120674130 gene encoding ABC transporter B family member 11-like isoform X3, yielding MGGRRGEGAEFDRSGRVGNDDDAAGDGGGGGRVVAGPTKPQAAMTAGRVPLHRLFAFADRTDALLMAVGTLAAVANGMAQPLMTFIFGDVIDAFGSAESSNRVVHRVVKVIMNFVYLAIGSGVASTLQVSCWTITGERQAARIRALYLKAILRQDITFFDMEMSTGQVVERMAGDTFLIQDAIGEKVGKSIQLLSTFIGGFIIAFVRGWLLALVMLSSIPPIAIAGAIVSKLMTRLSTRMQAKYGDAGNVVEQTLGAIRTVVSFNSEKQAITTYNKFIRKAYESALQEGAVNGLGLGSVMAVLFCSYGLAVWYGSRLIVERGYNGGMIISVIMAVMIGAMSLGQATPSVTAFAEGQGAAYRMFKIIDRKPDIDIYDTTGIILEDIKGDVELKDVYFSYPTRSEHLVFDGFSLRIPSGTTMALVGESGSGKSTVISLVERFYDPQAGEVLIDGVDIRRMKLGWIRGKISLVSQEPVLFSTTIKENIAYGMENLTFDEINRATELANAAKFIDKLPNGLDTMVGERGTQLSGGQKQRIAIARAIIKNPRILLLDEATSALDMESERVVQEALNRIMLERTTIIVAHRLSTVRNADVISVLQHGKMVEQGSHVELMKVPGGAYSQLVHLQETRQAEESSNVDPDMILTNGSGSRSINNKARSQSISRRSVSKGSSSFGHSGRHSFPAPLGLPDPMEFSEAPDVEETRDKMTSTPKKAPVGRLFYLNKPEAFVLALGSITAAMHGVIFPIYGTLISTAIKVFYEPPAELLKDSRFWASMFVVLGACAFILIPIEYFLFGLAGGKLVERVRSLTFQSVMRQEINWFDKPEHSSGSIGARLSTDALNVKRLVGDNLAMNVQTLSTVISGFTIAMVANWKLALIITVVVPLVGFQGYAQMKFLKGLNKNAKLKYEEASQVASDAVGGIRTVAAFSAEKKVMEAYEKKCEYPIKQGIREGVVGGLGFGFSFLAFYFTYALCFYVGAKFVQQGTATFPEVFRVFFVLVLATSGISRTSAVGADSTKANDAAASVFEILDRKSKIDYSSEEGVIITNLRGDIDFQNVCFKYPSRPNVQIFKDLSLSIPSGKTVALVGESGSGKSTVIALLERFYDADSGKILFDDVELHALKVSWLRQQVGLVAQEPVLFNDTIRANIAYGKQGEASEEEIVAAAEAANAHQFISALPDGYNTIVGERGIQLSGGQKQRVAIARAIIKDPKVLLLDEATSALDAESERVVQEALDQVMVGRTTVVVAHRLSTIRGADIIAVLKNGAVAEKGKHEELMRIKGGTYASLVELSSSSA
- the LOC120674130 gene encoding ABC transporter B family member 4-like isoform X2, with the protein product MVIMNFVYLAIGSGVASTLQVSCWTITGERQAARIRALYLKAILRQDITFFDMEMSTGQVVERMAGDTFLIQDAIGEKVGKSIQLLSTFIGGFIIAFVRGWLLALVMLSSIPPIAIAGAIVSKLMTRLSTRMQAKYGDAGNVVEQTLGAIRTVVSFNSEKQAITTYNKFIRKAYESALQEGAVNGLGLGSVMAVLFCSYGLAVWYGSRLIVERGYNGGMIISVIMAVMIGAMSLGQATPSVTAFAEGQGAAYRMFKIIDRKPDIDIYDTTGIILEDIKGDVELKDVYFSYPTRSEHLVFDGFSLRIPSGTTMALVGESGSGKSTVISLVERFYDPQAGEVLIDGVDIRRMKLGWIRGKISLVSQEPVLFSTTIKENIAYGMENLTFDEINRATELANAAKFIDKLPNGLDTMVGERGTQLSGGQKQRIAIARAIIKNPRILLLDEATSALDMESERVVQEALNRIMLERTTIIVAHRLSTVRNADVISVLQHGKMVEQGSHVELMKVPGGAYSQLVHLQETRQAEESSNVDPDMILTNGSGSRSINNKARSQSISRRSVSKGSSSFGHSGRHSFPAPLGLPDPMEFSEAPDVEETRDKMTSTPKKAPVGRLFYLNKPEAFVLALGSITAAMHGVIFPIYGTLISTAIKVFYEPPAELLKDSRFWASMFVVLGACAFILIPIEYFLFGLAGGKLVERVRSLTFQSVMRQEINWFDKPEHSSGSIGARLSTDALNVKRLVGDNLAMNVQTLSTVISGFTIAMVANWKLALIITVVVPLVGFQGYAQMKFLKGLNKNAKLKYEEASQVASDAVGGIRTVAAFSAEKKVMEAYEKKCEYPIKQGIREGVVGGLGFGFSFLAFYFTYALCFYVGAKFVQQGTATFPEVFRVFFVLVLATSGISRTSAVGADSTKANDAAASVFEILDRKSKIDYSSEEGVIITNLRGDIDFQNVCFKYPSRPNVQIFKDLSLSIPSDCCTSWGEWEWEVHSDCTTRKVL